A single window of Pontibacillus chungwhensis DNA harbors:
- the rpsD gene encoding 30S ribosomal protein S4, which produces MARYTDSTWKKSRRLGISLSGTGKELEKRPYAPGQHGPNQRKKLSEYGTQLQEKQKLRFIFGVNERQFRRLFEEAGNMKGIHGENFLTLLESRLDNIVYRLGLARTRAQARQLVNHGHILVDGGRVNIPSYRVKPGQTIAVREKSANLDVIKDAIEANNFVPEYVSFDAEKLEGSYVRFPERSEMPSEINEALIVEFYSR; this is translated from the coding sequence ATGGCACGTTACACAGATTCCACTTGGAAAAAATCTCGTCGTTTAGGTATTTCTTTATCCGGTACTGGTAAAGAGCTAGAAAAACGCCCTTACGCTCCTGGCCAACATGGTCCTAACCAGCGTAAAAAGCTTTCAGAATATGGTACACAGCTTCAAGAAAAGCAGAAGCTTCGTTTCATCTTCGGAGTTAACGAACGTCAATTCCGTCGTTTATTCGAAGAAGCAGGTAACATGAAAGGTATCCACGGTGAAAACTTCTTAACACTTCTAGAGTCTCGCCTGGACAACATCGTTTACCGCTTAGGTCTTGCTCGCACTCGCGCGCAAGCTCGCCAACTAGTTAACCATGGTCACATTCTTGTAGATGGTGGACGCGTAAACATTCCATCTTACCGTGTGAAGCCTGGTCAAACAATCGCAGTTCGCGAAAAATCTGCTAACCTTGACGTGATCAAGGACGCAATCGAAGCTAACAACTTCGTACCTGAGTACGTATCTTTCGATGCAGAAAAGCTTGAAGGTTCTTACGTTCGCTTCCCTGAGCGTTCTGAAATGCCTTCTGAAATTAACGAAGCACTTATCGTTGAGTTCTACTCTCGTTAA
- the hisJ gene encoding histidinol-phosphatase HisJ: MIVDGHVHTPFCPHGTRDTLKHYIENAISKTYSSISFTEHAPLPPSFKDPVPTKDSGMDIKRIDDYITTLGDLKRTYEKDITIHIGLEVDYIEGYQKEITNFLNQYGPYLTDSILSVHFLLSGNEYVCLDYNPASFQTLVNETGGVDEVHRLYYKTLLRSIEADLGPYKPTRIGHMTLSNKFQSLFPTSTSFAQETDAVLEKVKEKEYSLDVNTAGLRKPYCQTTYPPLPIVKKASQKGIKLIYGSDAHKAEDLGAGYDQVNLHLQD; the protein is encoded by the coding sequence TTGATCGTAGATGGACATGTACACACGCCCTTCTGCCCCCATGGAACAAGGGATACCCTAAAACACTACATTGAAAACGCCATTTCAAAAACTTATTCATCTATCAGTTTTACGGAACACGCTCCGTTACCGCCATCCTTCAAAGACCCTGTACCTACAAAGGATAGTGGGATGGATATCAAACGAATCGATGATTATATTACCACCTTAGGAGATTTAAAAAGGACTTACGAAAAAGACATCACAATTCATATCGGATTAGAAGTCGATTACATTGAGGGGTATCAGAAAGAAATTACAAATTTCCTTAATCAATACGGACCTTATTTAACAGATTCTATACTATCTGTCCATTTTCTTCTTTCTGGGAACGAATATGTCTGTCTTGACTATAATCCAGCTTCTTTCCAAACACTTGTAAATGAAACAGGTGGTGTTGACGAAGTGCATCGACTTTATTACAAGACACTCCTTCGTTCAATAGAGGCAGATTTAGGACCTTATAAACCTACTCGTATTGGCCATATGACTCTATCAAATAAATTTCAGAGTTTGTTCCCCACATCCACGTCTTTTGCACAAGAGACAGATGCAGTATTAGAGAAGGTTAAGGAAAAAGAATACTCGTTGGATGTAAACACTGCTGGTTTAAGGAAACCATACTGCCAAACAACCTACCCTCCCCTACCAATTGTAAAGAAAGCTTCGCAAAAAGGGATCAAACTTATTTACGGATCTGATGCACACAAAGCGGAAGACCTCGGTGCGGGGTATGATCAGGTAAATCTACACCTACAAGACTAA
- a CDS encoding GAF domain-containing protein, with protein sequence MFNVEHYNGTKEQNYELLLKQLKALIEDEPDQIANLSNASSLLNQFLSEVNWVGFYIWKQDQLVLGPFQGLPACVRIPSGKGVCGTAISEGKTQRVADVHQFPGHIACDAASQSEIVVPMYKDGNVFGVLDIDSPVKDRFDEIDEMFIEQFARLVEQYI encoded by the coding sequence ATGTTTAATGTCGAACATTATAATGGAACAAAAGAACAAAATTACGAATTATTGTTAAAGCAGTTAAAGGCTTTAATTGAAGATGAGCCGGATCAAATCGCAAATCTATCCAACGCCTCTTCCCTATTAAACCAGTTTCTTAGTGAGGTAAATTGGGTAGGATTTTATATTTGGAAACAGGACCAGCTTGTTTTAGGGCCATTCCAAGGACTTCCAGCATGTGTTCGTATCCCTAGCGGAAAAGGTGTATGCGGTACAGCTATTTCAGAAGGGAAAACACAGCGCGTAGCTGATGTCCATCAGTTCCCTGGTCACATTGCCTGCGACGCTGCAAGTCAATCCGAAATCGTGGTCCCTATGTATAAGGACGGAAACGTATTTGGCGTTTTAGATATCGATAGTCCTGTTAAAGACCGTTTTGATGAGATTGATGAAATGTTTATTGAGCAATTCGCAAGACTTGTCGAACAGTATATATAA
- the ezrA gene encoding septation ring formation regulator EzrA → MAYGIGAILAVIVGIIVGLIFRKRVYDEVDRLESWKMDVMNREVTEELSKVKSLNLSGETQERFESWRSEWDDILSKQLPDLEEYLFDAEEYADKYRFGSARKVLASIEEKLTAIEASIDKMFEELDTLLHSEENSRKDIETLHPQTKQLRKKLLQQRHRYGSAEVRFEVLIDTADEKLQHYYQLVEQGNYFEANELVQTMKDEIDQLTVQIEEFPSLYKMCKQELPSQIEDLLNGLQQMSEDGYRVEAYHFNDELAAFQEKLSSYTEQLENAEMEEARTGALEIEERVNEMFAQLEKEAIAKSYVEKHQPTLLSQLQSIREDIRISKEEIEVLQHTYQFEDKDLEIHASLEKWVNLLVKQYNDISDELEEGLSHLSIREDLERFEVQLQELMEQHQQFKDRLHEVRAGEREAQEQITAMKQKLIAVNRKLQKSNIPGVPLYLQNAIEAAAHSLHRVHDLLDEQPLDMVKVREALTNATKETESASEQTELLLDQAALVETMIQYGNRYRSQYPFTAAKLSEAERSFRNYEYDHALELATDALEEVEPGARARLGEYVGVSTTVG, encoded by the coding sequence ATGGCGTATGGCATCGGTGCGATACTAGCAGTGATTGTTGGAATTATTGTGGGGTTAATTTTTAGAAAGCGGGTATATGATGAAGTCGATCGGCTAGAAAGCTGGAAGATGGATGTTATGAACCGTGAAGTGACAGAAGAACTTTCAAAGGTGAAGTCCCTTAATTTATCAGGGGAAACACAGGAAAGGTTTGAATCATGGCGTTCTGAGTGGGATGACATTTTATCAAAGCAGTTACCGGACCTTGAAGAGTATTTATTTGATGCAGAGGAATATGCAGATAAATACCGATTCGGCTCTGCTAGGAAAGTGTTAGCTTCCATTGAAGAGAAGTTAACAGCCATTGAAGCTTCAATTGATAAGATGTTTGAAGAGTTAGATACGCTGCTTCATTCAGAAGAAAATAGCCGCAAAGACATTGAAACACTCCATCCACAAACGAAACAACTTCGCAAAAAACTATTACAACAACGCCATCGATACGGGAGTGCTGAAGTCCGTTTTGAAGTTCTAATCGATACAGCTGATGAGAAACTCCAACATTATTATCAGCTTGTAGAGCAAGGGAATTACTTCGAAGCGAATGAACTTGTTCAGACCATGAAAGACGAAATCGATCAACTAACTGTCCAGATTGAAGAATTTCCATCTCTTTATAAGATGTGTAAGCAAGAGCTTCCATCTCAAATTGAAGATTTACTTAACGGCTTACAACAAATGAGTGAGGACGGATACCGTGTTGAAGCTTATCATTTCAATGACGAGCTTGCAGCTTTTCAAGAGAAACTCAGTAGCTACACCGAGCAATTAGAAAATGCTGAGATGGAAGAAGCGCGCACGGGAGCCCTTGAAATTGAAGAACGTGTAAATGAAATGTTTGCTCAACTAGAGAAAGAGGCAATTGCCAAAAGTTATGTTGAAAAACATCAGCCAACACTGTTATCTCAATTACAATCGATTCGAGAAGATATTCGCATAAGCAAGGAAGAGATCGAAGTATTGCAGCATACATACCAATTTGAAGATAAGGATTTAGAGATCCATGCAAGTCTTGAAAAATGGGTAAACCTGCTAGTGAAACAATATAACGATATTTCTGATGAGCTTGAAGAGGGACTGTCCCATTTGTCGATTCGAGAAGATCTCGAACGCTTTGAAGTTCAACTTCAAGAACTTATGGAACAGCATCAACAATTTAAAGACCGCTTACACGAGGTTCGAGCTGGTGAGCGTGAAGCGCAAGAACAAATTACCGCTATGAAGCAAAAGCTTATTGCTGTTAACCGGAAGCTTCAAAAGAGCAATATTCCTGGTGTCCCTCTTTATTTACAAAATGCCATTGAAGCTGCTGCTCATTCTCTCCATCGAGTTCATGATCTGTTAGATGAGCAACCTCTTGATATGGTGAAAGTACGTGAAGCACTTACTAATGCTACGAAAGAGACAGAAAGTGCTTCTGAACAAACGGAATTACTCTTGGACCAGGCTGCTCTGGTTGAAACCATGATTCAGTACGGAAATCGTTATCGAAGTCAATATCCTTTCACGGCGGCAAAGCTTTCAGAAGCGGAACGCTCTTTTAGAAATTATGAGTATGATCATGCCTTGGAATTGGCAACAGATGCACTTGAAGAAGTAGAACCAGGTGCA
- the refZ gene encoding forespore capture DNA-binding protein RefZ has protein sequence MTKSSTRQKVMDAACLLFYTKGYTGTSVRDIAAKAKVNVSLISYHFTNKQGLLEHLMVQYFEPYIEAIEQQKDVDPRLSSQEKLRKMIEVIIQYKKQHHQFTCFIHRELTLDNVLVREMMVTYLAKEKFILFKLFKESLQHTKIKQMQVQYLFLQFKGMLMMPFLMPYEMREHVLWDQSPEFFVKQYTDTIMHWLDHVYQTGGLPPKKESIM, from the coding sequence ATGACAAAATCGTCAACAAGACAAAAAGTGATGGATGCAGCGTGTTTGTTGTTTTATACGAAAGGCTACACTGGAACCTCTGTTCGTGATATCGCCGCAAAAGCCAAAGTTAATGTTTCGCTGATTAGTTACCATTTTACAAATAAACAAGGGTTACTTGAACACCTTATGGTCCAATATTTTGAACCTTATATAGAAGCTATTGAGCAACAGAAAGATGTAGACCCACGCCTTTCTTCACAGGAAAAACTACGTAAAATGATAGAGGTTATTATACAGTATAAGAAACAGCATCATCAATTTACTTGCTTTATTCACCGTGAGTTGACGCTTGATAATGTTCTAGTACGAGAAATGATGGTTACGTATTTAGCCAAAGAAAAATTTATTCTATTTAAGCTGTTTAAGGAATCGTTACAGCATACTAAGATTAAACAAATGCAGGTTCAATACTTGTTTCTGCAATTTAAGGGAATGCTTATGATGCCCTTTTTAATGCCTTACGAAATGAGAGAACATGTCCTGTGGGATCAGTCCCCTGAGTTTTTTGTGAAGCAGTATACAGACACCATTATGCACTGGCTCGATCATGTGTACCAAACAGGCGGTCTTCCGCCAAAGAAAGAAAGCATCATGTAA
- a CDS encoding sensor domain-containing diguanylate cyclase encodes MISNKPNSQFHNQLKARFFDLVTHNGATDWMNFLEEMEVVIKETLGAANAHVYIYNASENTFRMISSEGDDTLAREINAQYWSGLRQHHGMVGSPIKESSFQEDTYRYFIPLTHEGEVFGLVGVTFHTPEHLTFHHLETVGEEVSALYLKMRNYYQSLDEEKRHERLFRVTAKFHSSMNMDDVLGEIIDTLRQLYPEFEYYLLLSHDYSSSHDLPIRELVYDSDGANRSSAQAYLTGEMQFEESWNERQSCFYAPLKGKQGVYGVLQVVAPKSIHFLEEDINFITLLANTAGNALENARLYQQSKRLISDLQLINETSHKLNSNLRLSDTISFLSNQIRQSFDAEQVGVLLFKDGEARDYEVLKESSSFFYQDKSEELLRYITDSIGAQRDALFIGDFSVKNPSFYSPYQSVMAIPMIQTESLKGVVIVMHTDPYFFSFETFKLLQSLVHHSTLAFANSMLREELEQLVSTDYLTKLYSRKHLDETIHKHFVKDRDGSFIIVDIDNFKKVNDTYGHQEGDRVIIEVSNLLKREIENIGITARWGGEELAIYLPEIDLDEAYEIGEKLVNRVRGYTTPRVTISCGVSYWNKSGDGRVVDLFRRADRALYEAKESGKDCIKRETNNGQSIHRN; translated from the coding sequence ATGATTTCTAATAAACCCAATAGTCAATTTCATAATCAATTAAAGGCACGTTTCTTTGACTTGGTCACCCATAATGGAGCGACGGATTGGATGAACTTCTTAGAAGAAATGGAAGTTGTCATAAAAGAAACCCTTGGAGCAGCTAACGCCCATGTATACATATATAATGCATCTGAAAATACATTTAGGATGATTTCTTCTGAGGGGGACGACACACTAGCGCGTGAGATAAACGCACAGTATTGGAGCGGGTTACGTCAGCATCATGGGATGGTTGGTTCACCCATAAAAGAGAGTAGCTTTCAAGAGGATACATATCGTTACTTCATCCCATTAACCCACGAAGGAGAAGTCTTTGGTTTAGTAGGGGTGACTTTTCATACACCTGAGCACCTTACCTTTCATCATTTAGAAACTGTTGGTGAAGAAGTTTCTGCTCTTTATTTAAAGATGAGAAATTACTATCAATCTTTAGATGAGGAAAAACGACATGAGCGCTTGTTCAGGGTTACAGCCAAGTTCCACTCTTCTATGAACATGGATGATGTGCTTGGGGAGATCATTGATACACTACGTCAGCTATATCCGGAGTTTGAATATTATCTGTTGCTCTCCCATGATTATTCTAGTTCTCATGACTTGCCGATTCGTGAGCTAGTCTATGATAGTGATGGAGCGAACAGATCTAGTGCACAAGCCTATTTAACCGGGGAAATGCAGTTCGAAGAATCCTGGAATGAGCGGCAGTCTTGTTTCTACGCTCCGCTTAAAGGGAAGCAAGGTGTTTACGGCGTTTTACAAGTCGTGGCACCAAAGAGTATCCATTTTCTTGAGGAAGATATTAATTTTATTACTTTATTAGCTAATACTGCGGGCAACGCTTTAGAGAACGCCAGGTTGTACCAACAGTCCAAACGTTTAATTTCAGATTTGCAGCTAATAAATGAAACATCACACAAACTTAATTCAAACTTGAGATTATCTGATACCATTTCGTTCTTATCTAACCAGATTCGACAATCCTTTGATGCTGAGCAAGTGGGCGTGCTTCTTTTTAAAGACGGGGAAGCTAGGGATTATGAAGTATTAAAGGAAAGTTCATCGTTCTTTTACCAGGACAAGAGTGAGGAGCTTCTCCGTTATATTACGGATTCGATTGGTGCGCAGAGGGATGCGTTATTCATAGGTGATTTCTCTGTAAAGAATCCTAGCTTCTATAGTCCATATCAATCGGTAATGGCGATTCCTATGATCCAGACTGAATCGTTAAAAGGCGTCGTCATCGTCATGCATACAGATCCGTACTTCTTTAGTTTCGAAACGTTTAAGCTCTTGCAATCGCTTGTCCACCATTCAACGCTTGCATTTGCGAATTCCATGCTAAGAGAAGAACTAGAGCAACTAGTCAGTACAGATTATCTAACAAAGCTTTATTCAAGGAAGCACTTAGATGAAACCATTCATAAACATTTTGTGAAAGATCGTGATGGATCCTTTATTATAGTCGACATTGATAATTTCAAAAAAGTAAATGACACGTACGGTCACCAAGAAGGAGACCGGGTCATTATTGAAGTGTCGAACCTGCTGAAACGCGAAATAGAGAATATCGGAATTACCGCAAGATGGGGCGGGGAAGAATTGGCCATCTATCTTCCGGAAATTGACTTAGATGAGGCCTATGAAATTGGTGAGAAATTGGTGAATAGAGTGAGAGGCTATACGACCCCGCGTGTCACTATATCGTGTGGCGTTTCTTATTGGAATAAGTCAGGTGATGGGAGAGTTGTTGATTTATTCAGAAGGGCAGATAGGGCGCTTTATGAAGCAAAAGAGTCAGGAAAAGATTGCATTAAACGTGAGACGAATAATGGGCAAAGCATTCATAGAAACTAG